Proteins from a single region of Candidatus Binataceae bacterium:
- a CDS encoding amidohydrolase family protein encodes MNSTPAIDIHAHAIVPEVEMLARRHPGWQADLDQRQRSAGAASAEHNRKLTETVYREKFESLEARLATMDTMGIDIQTVSAAPTSNFWYWADPELAAKLVAINNQEIAQLCQRRPDRLVGLGVVALQHPELAAAQLKHAVAELGLRGAIIATHANGMDLGDPSLAPFWQAAQATGALIFIHPAGCELGTRLTRYYFSNVIGNPLETTLALGHLIFSGTLDHYPGLKICAAHGGGYFPFYTARFDHGWRVRPEAHGCRRTPSAYLRNLWFDSLVYEPDLLSFLIARAGAGQIVLGTDYPFDMGVDDPRQRLAAVSGLSQAQQRAIVGENAARLLGL; translated from the coding sequence ATGAACTCAACACCCGCCATCGATATTCATGCCCACGCGATCGTGCCCGAGGTCGAAATGCTGGCGCGCCGCCATCCCGGCTGGCAGGCCGATTTGGATCAGCGCCAGCGCTCCGCCGGAGCAGCCTCGGCCGAGCACAACCGAAAATTGACCGAAACCGTATACCGGGAGAAATTCGAAAGTTTGGAGGCGCGCCTGGCCACGATGGACACGATGGGGATCGACATCCAGACGGTGAGCGCTGCGCCGACCTCCAATTTCTGGTACTGGGCCGATCCCGAGTTGGCAGCCAAGCTGGTGGCGATCAACAATCAGGAGATCGCCCAGTTGTGCCAGCGCCGACCCGATCGGCTGGTCGGGCTGGGAGTTGTAGCCTTGCAACATCCGGAGCTGGCGGCGGCGCAGCTCAAGCATGCGGTCGCCGAGCTGGGGCTGCGAGGTGCCATCATCGCCACCCACGCCAACGGTATGGATCTCGGTGATCCCTCGCTGGCGCCGTTCTGGCAAGCAGCACAAGCCACTGGCGCGCTGATCTTCATCCATCCGGCCGGATGCGAACTGGGAACCCGCTTGACCCGCTATTACTTTTCTAATGTTATCGGCAATCCACTGGAAACCACCCTGGCGCTGGGCCATCTCATTTTCAGCGGCACCCTGGATCACTATCCAGGTCTCAAGATTTGCGCCGCCCACGGCGGCGGCTATTTCCCCTTTTATACCGCCCGTTTTGATCACGGATGGCGCGTCCGGCCCGAGGCTCACGGATGCCGTCGGACGCCCAGCGCATATCTTCGCAACCTGTGGTTCGACTCACTGGTGTATGAACCCGACCTACTGAGCTTTCTAATTGCGCGCGCCGGAGCCGGCCAGATTGTGCTGGGAACCGATTATCCCTTCGACATGGGCGTTGATGACCCGCGCCAACGCTTGGCTGCCGTCAGCGGCTTGTCTCAGGCGCAGCAGCGGGCGATTGTAGGTGAAAATGCGGCGCGCCTGCTGGGACTTTGA